The proteins below come from a single Vanessa tameamea isolate UH-Manoa-2023 chromosome 15, ilVanTame1 primary haplotype, whole genome shotgun sequence genomic window:
- the LOC113396539 gene encoding uncharacterized protein LOC113396539 — translation MRLYTFILTLCVCALHVRAASISSEKKLDDLDNVDLDNVALEPELIDQVTVKDVDNNLRKTIVDIPVKIVEEPTVLDENSNDYVPKDDESIIIKRVDIDLANPGPPQRQEHETQNPENYGEKEKAVFGIKKSIEDTKKIFNQGIQELSHNFKNLFGNNEDLPAIKNNLQNLRHTFTDQIVKLNETIIKNLNPDSSQTIKESEKKLKIVESQLQNLQKKFEVGVDTLTEGVEVLTIIREEDETAKTKSIISEEGEVAKQDTLTSANPESQQGATSSTLAPTVSSTNAPASSNPIMTWLSNFQNDITSAFTNFQTTIQNNWIGIPFFQGAPNSNQGTDTTVQNPPAQGQNTVPAGAQSDTAVTQATPAPWGPQAIIQQIQNLINPGQNSQQAAQGQQTTAPAANNGPFANTIQSIVQFIQRPNQAQTQPPANPTPASAGSTNPTSTNSDKTDASQADAIPVPNQQAQPVPQSAPAQQPLGQNGPIQQLVQNNPIIKGIQSAVQRLQGTPNPETPRNEIIKDNSEEKVELKGRPGVNTSNQGDIDISGVVKHIEAQKEENFIPKDTQENLDGPIKADKVEIPSLSDKTE, via the exons ATGAGATTATACACGTTCATTCTTACACTTTGCGTGTGCGCATTACACGTACGCGCAGCATCCATCTCGTCAGAAAAAAAACTCGACGATCTCGACAATGTAGACCTCGACAATGTCGCTTTAGAGCCTGAATTAATAGACCAAGTCACGGTTAAGGACGTAGATAATAATCTCCGGAAAACCATCGTCGATATACCCGTTAAAATCGTGGAAGAACCAACAGTGTTAGATGAAAACTCCAACGATTATGTACCCAAAGACGATGAGAGTATAATCATTAAAAGGGTTGATATCGACTTAGCCAATCCTGGACCACCGCAACGGCAGGAGCATGAAACTCAAAATCCTGAAAATTATGGAGAAAAAGAAAAAGCTGTTTTtggtattaaaaaatcaattgaagACACAAAGAAAATTTTTAACCAAGGCATTCAGGAGCTATCTCACAACTTCAAAAACCTGTTTGGAAACAATGAAGATCTTCCAgccatcaaaaataatttacaaaacttaAGGCACACTTTTACGGATCAGATTGTGAAACTAAATgagacaattataaaaaatctaaatcctGATTCTAGCCAAACTATCAAGGAATCTgagaaaaaacttaaaattgttgAATCACAGTTAcaaaacttacaaaaaaaatttgaagttGGCGTTGATACTTTAACTGAAGGCGTTGAAGTTCTTACTATAATTAGAGAGGAAGATGAAACTGCAAAAACGAAATCCATAATAAGCGAAGAAGGTGAAGTTGCTAAACAAGATACTCTAACTAGTGCTAATCCCGAATCACAACAAGGTGCCACTTCTTCAACCCTAGCGCCAACTGTCTCGAGCACTAATGCTCCAGCATCTTCAAATCCTATTATGACTTGGTTGAGTAACTTTCAAAATGACATAACAAGTGCTTTTACTAACTTTCAAACAACAATTCAAAACAATTGGATAGGAATTCCATTTTTTCAAGGCGCACCGAATAGTAATCAAGGAACAGATACTACTGTTCAAAACCCTCCAGCACAAGGTCAAAATACAGTACCTGCAGGAGCCCAATCTGATACTGCTGTAACCCAAGCAACACCTGCTCCATGGGGGCCACAGGCTATTATCCAACAAATTCAAAATCTAATAAATCCTGGACAAAATTCACAACAGGCAGCACAAGGTCAGCAAACAACAGCACCCGCTGCTAATAATGGGCCATTCGCAAATACTATTCAAAGCATAGTACAATTTATACAAAGACCAAACCAGGCCCAGACACAGCCACCAGCTAATCCAACACCTGCATCAGCAGGAAGCACAAACCCCACCTCGACAAATTCTGATAAAACAGATGCTAGTCAAGCAGATGCAATCCCAGTACCAAACCAGCAGGCACAACCGGTACCTCAATCTGCTCCAGCTCAACAACCGCTAGGACAAAATGGCCCGATTCAGCAACTTGTGCAAAATAACCCAATCATCAAGGGTATACAAAGTGCTGTACAAAGATTACAGGGAACACCGAATCCTGAGACACCGAGAAACGAAATCATTAAAGATAATAGTGAAGAAAAAGTAGAGCTCAAGGGACGGCCGGGCGTCAACACAAGCAATCAAG gCGATATTGACATCAGTGGGGTAGTGAAACACATTGAAGCACAAAAGGAAGAAAACTTTATTCCTAAGGATACTCAAGAAAACTTAGATGGACCGATTAAGGCGGATAAAGTAGAAATCCCATCGCTTTCTGATAAGACTGAATAA